A window of the Tiliqua scincoides isolate rTilSci1 chromosome 5, rTilSci1.hap2, whole genome shotgun sequence genome harbors these coding sequences:
- the LOC136652561 gene encoding vomeronasal type-2 receptor 26-like, giving the protein MAIREGTLYTGIVQLLLHFQWTWIGLLVSDDESGEGFLQRLTPLLAQKSICVAFVERTVIDKDLKLDPTQNAFLKNIFSINSTLLSTTANVVVVNGDSQTLVALAFLLYFAEFIHRPHIGKVWITPPQWDITSPIDIEGFCAKTFHGTLSFTTSTRPVPGFQDFLQTLKPDKSLTRFLCFFYKYTFRCCQDGKFKNCKHCTGEEKLESLPQSLFEMEMSDQSYRIYNALYAVAHALNAIYKCRAKTKLNRGTFKMLNIEPWQMHSFLKNVHFNNGAGHEVWFADEGLSSGLDVINWVTFPNQSFLKIQVGKMSPSQEFSIHDDAIVWNSRFQQNLPCSTCVESCRVGHSKAVREGEAICCYDCTPCPDDMMSNQTDAVHCVICPEDQYPNKNQDQCIPKRMTFLTYYEPLGISFVSIALPFTTMTVLVILIFLKNWNTPIVKANNQNLTCILLTSILLCYLSSLLFIGKPGKVSCLLRQSAFGISFSVAISSVLAKTITVVLAFMATQPGNRMRKWLGKKVAHSIVLSCSLIQVGICTAWLSTSPPFPDVDLHSQTDQIIVECNEASIIMLYSVLGYVGFLALTSFTVAFLARKLPDTFNEAKFITFSMLVFCSVWISFIPAYLSSNGKDVVAVEVFAILASNTGLLICIFLPKCYVIVLKPALNSKQLLTEKKSS; this is encoded by the exons atggcaataagggaaggtactctgtaCACCGGAATAGTCCAGCTActactgcatttccaatggacatggattggtctccTTGTTTCAGACGATGAgagtggagaaggcttcctgcagaggctgaccccATTGCTGGCCCAGAagagcatttgtgttgccttcgtAGAAAGGACTGTCATTGACAAGGATCTTAAATTGGATCCCACTCAAAATGCATTCTTGAAAAATATATTCAGTATAAACTCCACACTTTTATCCACTACAGCCAACGTTGTTGTTGTCAATGGGGACTCTCAGACTCTGGTAGCACTGGCCTTCTTATTGTATTTTGCTGAATTTATACATAGACCtcatatagggaaggtttggatcacaccaCCTCAATGGGATATCACCAGCCCTATTGACATtgagggcttctgtgcaaaaacattccatgggactttgtctttcacaacctctACAAGgcccgtgccaggattccaggacttccttcagactctaaagcctgataagtcactcacacgttttctctgctttttctacAAATATACATTCAGGTGTTGCCAGGATGGGAAATTTAAAAATTGTAAACACTGtacaggagaggagaaactggagagcctgcctcagtctctgtttgagatggagatgagcgaTCAGAGCTACCGCATTTACAATGCTCTCTATGCTGTAGcgcatgctttaaatgccatatataagTGCAGGGCAAAAACAAAGCTGAACAGAGGCACATTCAAAATGTTGAACATTGAAccttggcag atgcactcttttctgaaaaatgtccactttaacaatggtgctggccatgaagtctggtttgctgATGAGGGATTATcatctggacttgatgtcatTAACTGGGTTACTTTCcctaatcaatccttccttaagattcaAGTTGGAAAGATGTCTCCAAGTCAAGAGTTTTCCATCCAcgatgatgccattgtgtggaatagcagatttcagcag AATCTGCCTTGTTCAacttgtgttgagagctgccgtgtTGGACACAGCAAGGCGGTTCGAGAGGGGGAAGcaatttgttgctatgattgtactccTTGTCCTGATGATATGATGTCTAACCAGACAG ATGCAGTTCATTGTGTGatatgcccagaagatcagtacccaaacaagaaccaagatcaatgtatccccaaacgCATGACCTTCTTAACTTACTATGAGCCCTTAGGAATCAGTTTTGTTTCCATCGCTTTGCCCTTTACAACAATGACAGTTttggtgatactgatctttttaaagaactggaacactcccattgtcaaagccaacaatcaaaacctcacctgtattcttctcacctccatcctgctttgctatctATCCTCACTGCTCTTCATCGGCAAACCTGGaaaggtgtcctgccttctccgacaatcagcttttggcatcagtttctctgtggcaatttcttctgttttggcaaaaaccatcactgtggtgctggccttcatggccacccagccagggaacaggatgaggaaatggctggggaaaaaagtggcccactccattgtcctttcctgttccctcattcaagtggggatctGCACTGcatggctgtccacctctcctccatttccagatgttgacctgcactcccagactgatcaaatcatagtggagtgtaatgaagcgtcgatcatcatgctctattctgtcctgggctacgttggttttctggccctcaccagcttcacagtcgctttccttgcccgaaaactgccagatactttcaatgaagccaaattcatcaccttcagcatgctggtcttctgcagtgtgtggatctccttcattcctgcttacctgagcagcaatgggaaagacgtggtggccgtggaggtctttgccatcttggcctccaacactggcctcctgatttgcatttttctccctaaatgctatgtaattgttctaaaaccagctctcaactccaagcagctgctaacagagaaaaagAGTAGTTAA